One region of Candidatus Neomarinimicrobiota bacterium genomic DNA includes:
- a CDS encoding DUF2490 domain-containing protein, whose translation MNINLVQVFIILLHKQYQNNADELSRLRRLLTMSILWASLPYSAFGQSDWRYWNELRFVRIISPQFSYHVKSEQRWIANSRDLGLHNYASGILLRSNDYWSIEANVKHELDRNESGWKPEWRLEFIAKAASGYKGFTFGVNTRMEYRRFKDLTKWRWREKLLLRRKVVAFGCQCNAFLANEFFYDFMEKNLVQNRADIGMTVPVRGAFAIAFFYRLKSNLRSDRWLHSHVVGTKFSFSP comes from the coding sequence ATGAATATTAATCTGGTACAAGTGTTTATTATTCTTTTACATAAGCAATATCAGAATAATGCTGATGAATTATCCAGGCTAAGACGTCTGTTGACAATGTCCATTCTGTGGGCAAGTCTCCCTTATTCAGCTTTCGGTCAGAGCGACTGGCGTTACTGGAATGAACTTAGATTTGTTCGAATCATCTCACCACAATTCTCGTATCATGTTAAATCTGAGCAGCGCTGGATCGCCAATTCACGAGATCTGGGGTTACACAACTACGCGTCGGGGATCTTGCTCCGATCAAATGATTATTGGAGTATCGAAGCAAATGTTAAGCATGAATTGGATCGAAATGAATCCGGTTGGAAGCCAGAGTGGAGACTGGAGTTCATTGCGAAAGCCGCTTCTGGTTACAAGGGATTTACTTTCGGTGTGAACACGCGGATGGAATATCGCCGGTTCAAGGATCTGACCAAATGGAGATGGCGGGAAAAGCTTCTGCTCCGCAGAAAAGTTGTTGCGTTTGGATGCCAGTGCAATGCCTTTCTTGCTAATGAGTTTTTCTATGATTTTATGGAAAAAAACCTTGTCCAGAACCGGGCCGACATTGGAATGACTGTTCCCGTCAGAGGAGCTTTCGCCATTGCATTCTTTTACCGTCTTAAAAGCAACCTACGATCGGATCGATGGCTACACAGTCATGTTGTTGGAACGAAGTTTTCGTTTTCCCCATAG
- a CDS encoding PQQ-dependent sugar dehydrogenase: MPSASISQVQVELAFPNLNFQKPLDLQHPPDGSNRLFVVEKSGMIYVFENDPNVMEKKVFLDIRDSVFDAAPEAGLLGLAFHPDHMNNGYFYVNYTNVRPGNEDSMYTIVSRFSVSDNDQNSADAESEVTIIRIQQPLEHHNGGQIIFGPDGYFYIGMGDGGLGGNGQNLETLLGALLRIDVDNPQGDYNYGIPEDNPFADSSMGREIFAYGFRNPWRFSFDAITGSIWLGDVGHVRYEEIDIVVAGQNYGWDIVEGAHCYDRYRPSSSPTGCDTTGLTMPVWEYGRSLGEAIIGGFVYRGSQIPSLYGKYIYGDFEFGTVWSLDYNGIDPPTSSELFQMGPWSVTSFGVDKDNELYICTFNGKIYRMERASQPAEPFDLIFPYDSTTIEITQDNFWTDTLYFAWEESGYPVTYSFVLTEGLSIFNFGESTINTRKVPYYQIKNVMYSAGVEIVTGTWTVVASDGIVKREGGNGPFTLTIDGSGVSVERTDLIPGVFALHQNHPNPFNPVTTLQYDLPERSEVVLTIYDILGRVVRTLVQGMEQPGYKSVTWDGTDDRGEMGSGGVYLYQIRIGDFTQTRKMALLR, encoded by the coding sequence GTGCCTTCCGCGTCAATTTCACAAGTTCAAGTCGAGCTTGCTTTCCCTAATCTGAACTTTCAAAAACCACTCGACTTGCAACATCCTCCTGATGGATCGAATAGACTCTTTGTGGTAGAGAAGTCAGGTATGATTTACGTGTTTGAAAATGATCCGAATGTCATGGAAAAGAAGGTTTTCTTGGACATCAGAGACAGTGTCTTTGATGCGGCACCGGAGGCAGGGCTTCTCGGACTGGCCTTTCACCCAGATCATATGAACAACGGATACTTTTACGTGAACTACACAAATGTCCGCCCAGGTAATGAAGATAGTATGTACACGATCGTCTCTCGTTTTAGCGTGAGTGATAACGACCAGAACTCTGCAGATGCTGAAAGTGAAGTGACGATTATTCGCATTCAACAGCCTCTTGAGCACCACAACGGCGGTCAGATCATATTTGGTCCGGACGGCTACTTCTACATTGGCATGGGTGACGGAGGTCTTGGGGGCAATGGACAGAACCTGGAAACACTACTCGGTGCTCTCCTGAGAATAGACGTTGATAATCCCCAGGGGGATTACAACTATGGCATTCCGGAAGACAATCCTTTTGCTGATAGTTCCATGGGTAGGGAGATCTTTGCCTACGGGTTCCGGAATCCTTGGAGATTCAGTTTCGATGCCATTACGGGGTCGATCTGGTTGGGAGATGTGGGGCACGTAAGGTACGAGGAAATAGATATTGTCGTGGCAGGGCAGAATTACGGCTGGGATATTGTCGAAGGAGCCCATTGCTATGACCGGTACAGGCCCTCGTCTTCACCGACAGGATGTGACACGACGGGACTGACCATGCCCGTCTGGGAGTATGGCCGAAGCTTGGGCGAGGCCATCATTGGTGGGTTTGTTTATCGCGGATCCCAGATTCCTTCCTTGTATGGTAAATACATTTATGGTGACTTTGAGTTTGGGACCGTCTGGTCATTGGACTACAATGGGATCGATCCTCCTACGAGCAGTGAGCTTTTCCAGATGGGTCCCTGGTCAGTTACATCATTTGGTGTGGACAAAGACAATGAACTCTACATCTGTACGTTCAATGGTAAGATTTACCGTATGGAACGGGCAAGTCAACCTGCTGAGCCGTTCGATCTGATATTCCCCTATGACAGTACGACTATCGAAATTACCCAGGATAATTTCTGGACGGATACCCTTTACTTTGCATGGGAGGAGTCCGGATATCCGGTAACATATAGCTTTGTCTTAACGGAGGGACTGTCGATATTCAACTTTGGTGAGTCAACAATTAACACAAGGAAAGTTCCCTATTACCAGATCAAGAATGTTATGTACTCGGCCGGAGTTGAGATCGTAACCGGGACCTGGACGGTTGTGGCCTCAGATGGGATCGTGAAGAGGGAAGGGGGTAATGGGCCTTTCACGCTCACTATCGACGGTAGTGGGGTCAGCGTGGAGAGAACTGACCTTATTCCTGGAGTTTTTGCCTTACACCAGAACCACCCCAATCCCTTCAACCCTGTGACAACGTTGCAGTATGACTTACCGGAGCGATCTGAGGTAGTACTCACGATCTATGATATTCTTGGAAGAGTGGTAAGAACTCTTGTTCAGGGAATGGAGCAGCCGGGGTATAAGTCAGTAACATGGGATGGGACCGATGATCGGGGGGAGATGGGGAGTGGTGGCGTTTACCTGTATCAGATCAGGATTGGTGATTTCACCCAGACCCGGAAAATGGCCCTTTTGCGCTAA
- a CDS encoding MerR family transcriptional regulator — protein sequence MSPAEPEIKKLYYSISEVSELTGLKQYVLRYWETEFSVLRPQKNRAGNRIYRQFDIDTVLRIKDLLYSEKYTIEGARRQLKLESSGSVASKGSLVEAKYRDVIKTIKKELQEMLELLSHT from the coding sequence ATGTCACCTGCCGAACCAGAGATCAAGAAACTATATTATTCTATCAGTGAAGTCAGTGAACTCACGGGATTGAAGCAATATGTGTTACGATATTGGGAGACGGAATTCTCTGTTTTGCGGCCTCAGAAGAACCGTGCGGGCAACCGGATTTACCGGCAGTTCGATATTGACACAGTTCTGAGGATAAAGGACCTTTTGTACAGTGAGAAGTATACTATTGAGGGTGCCCGTCGCCAGTTGAAGTTGGAGTCCAGCGGGTCGGTCGCTTCGAAAGGCTCACTGGTTGAAGCAAAGTATAGGGATGTGATAAAGACAATAAAGAAAGAGCTTCAAGAGATGCTTGAGCTCCTCAGTCATACGTAA
- the ald gene encoding alanine dehydrogenase encodes MIVGVPKEIKLQESRVSVTPHGASELKEAGHTVLVEQSAGVGSGFTDEEYAAHGAEICAGIEPVYSRSDMIVKVKEPSEREIALLREGAIMFTYFHFAASKELTKGFLDTAATGLAYETLELPNGSLPLLMPMSEVAGRMAVQEGAKYLETRQGGKGVLLGGVPGVEPATVMVLGGGVVGSNAAKIASGLGAQVYVLDTNLERLRYLDDTMPKNVITLFSNRHNITSLLPKTDLLVGAVLIVGSRAPNLVTKDMLSLMEEGTVVVDVAVDQGGCVETSKPTSHEAPIYEVDGVIHYCVPNMPGAVPITSTLALTNSTLPYLLIVANNGLAGAVELRREIATAVNTCKGHITHKGVAEAFDLDYRPPVSVLN; translated from the coding sequence ATGATCGTCGGCGTTCCTAAGGAAATAAAGCTCCAGGAGTCAAGAGTTTCCGTAACACCGCACGGTGCTTCCGAATTGAAGGAGGCCGGACATACGGTCCTGGTGGAACAAAGCGCCGGGGTGGGCAGCGGATTCACCGATGAAGAATATGCAGCTCACGGTGCAGAGATCTGTGCCGGTATAGAGCCGGTTTACTCCAGATCAGACATGATCGTGAAGGTGAAGGAGCCCTCTGAGAGGGAGATTGCGCTTCTTCGGGAAGGTGCCATCATGTTCACCTATTTCCACTTCGCTGCTTCCAAAGAGCTGACGAAGGGGTTTCTCGACACCGCAGCAACTGGCCTGGCATATGAGACGCTTGAGCTGCCCAACGGCTCCCTGCCCTTACTCATGCCCATGAGTGAGGTGGCTGGGAGAATGGCCGTTCAGGAGGGCGCGAAGTACCTGGAAACTAGGCAGGGCGGTAAGGGAGTTTTGTTGGGAGGCGTACCCGGAGTTGAGCCCGCGACCGTGATGGTACTCGGGGGTGGAGTCGTGGGATCGAATGCTGCCAAAATCGCCTCAGGTCTTGGAGCACAGGTGTACGTTCTCGATACCAATCTTGAGCGTCTCAGGTACCTTGACGACACTATGCCCAAGAACGTGATTACTCTCTTCAGCAACCGGCACAATATTACATCCCTTCTGCCAAAAACTGACCTTCTCGTCGGGGCGGTCCTTATTGTGGGGTCAAGGGCCCCGAATCTGGTTACGAAAGATATGCTTTCGCTCATGGAAGAGGGGACCGTCGTCGTGGACGTGGCCGTTGATCAGGGTGGGTGCGTGGAAACGAGCAAACCCACCAGTCACGAAGCTCCGATTTACGAGGTTGACGGTGTGATTCACTACTGTGTTCCAAACATGCCCGGTGCCGTTCCTATCACATCAACTCTGGCATTGACAAACTCAACACTTCCGTACCTTCTTATCGTGGCAAACAACGGTCTCGCAGGTGCCGTCGAGCTTCGTAGAGAGATTGCGACGGCGGTCAACACGTGCAAGGGACACATCACCCACAAGGGTGTCGCTGAGGCGTTTGACCTCGATTATCGGCCGCCTGTAAGCGTGCTGAATTAG
- a CDS encoding polyribonucleotide nucleotidyltransferase, translating into MEQRKRSMELAGRTLTLESGLMAKQSSGSVTLTYGDTVVLVAANAAQEPREGIDFFPLSVEYRERAYAGGKIPGGFFKREGRPSEKEILACRQTDRPIRPLFPDGFLCETQVMISLLSTDQENPADILGTIGASVALMISDIPWNGPVASVRVGIIDGKPVLNPTRTQLESSTLDLILTGNGESIIMIEGEGKKVSEEQIVTAIEYGREAVKDIAKFQMEFIEGLEVKKRPAEVPEIDADLAAEIEKRTDGKIDKLVSITDKSERRSALASFTDKVIDDLEERFPEQSGTVKSLISKKFKETIRKRIVENGLRIDGRDMNKVRPVSIQLGILPRTHGSALFTRGDTQSLATVTLGSKADEQFVDDIDGEFKKKYMLHYNFPPYSVGEVRRYLGVSRREVGHGNLAERALKYVMPSFEDFPYTVRVVSDILESNGSSSMASVCAGSLALMDAGVPLEDAVAGISIGMVNQDGKTVLMTDILGDEDHFGDMDFKVAGTRKGITSLQVDLKIGGISLDLIRSAIERAREGRLHILDIMEEHIEKPRESLSPYAPRILHMAIDPAKIGELIGPGGRNIRSIIRETECAIDVDDDGMVVISSPSPENCDKAKKMVESLVTDPEVGMVFEGEVKRITNFGAFVEFSPGKDGLLHISEISHSRTEKVEDELSVGDKIKVKVIKTDDYGKFDVSLKALIERPKGLDAHSHGRREGQSFSRSPRPQSGRKHSSNKPRRESGPDDRRRS; encoded by the coding sequence ATGGAACAGAGAAAACGATCTATGGAATTGGCTGGAAGGACGCTCACTTTGGAGAGTGGTCTAATGGCCAAACAATCGAGTGGGTCTGTGACCCTGACTTATGGAGATACGGTGGTGCTCGTGGCTGCCAATGCGGCACAGGAACCCCGTGAAGGGATAGATTTTTTTCCACTTTCGGTTGAGTACCGCGAGCGAGCGTATGCCGGAGGAAAGATCCCTGGAGGCTTTTTTAAGCGTGAAGGGCGACCCTCGGAAAAGGAGATACTCGCGTGCCGACAGACCGATCGTCCCATCCGGCCTCTTTTTCCTGATGGATTCCTCTGCGAAACTCAGGTCATGATCAGTCTCCTCTCAACGGATCAGGAGAACCCGGCTGACATCCTGGGAACTATCGGAGCCAGTGTGGCCCTCATGATTTCCGATATTCCCTGGAACGGTCCGGTAGCCTCCGTTCGGGTGGGCATCATCGATGGCAAGCCTGTTTTGAATCCCACCCGCACCCAGCTCGAATCGAGCACCCTTGATCTCATACTCACCGGAAACGGGGAATCCATCATCATGATCGAGGGGGAGGGGAAGAAAGTATCCGAAGAACAAATCGTTACTGCCATTGAATATGGTCGTGAGGCCGTAAAAGATATCGCGAAATTTCAGATGGAATTCATTGAGGGTCTCGAGGTGAAGAAAAGACCCGCGGAAGTACCTGAAATCGATGCTGATCTTGCAGCCGAAATTGAGAAGCGAACGGACGGAAAAATTGACAAACTCGTTTCCATCACCGATAAGAGTGAAAGGCGGTCAGCTCTTGCCTCGTTCACGGATAAAGTGATCGACGATCTCGAAGAGAGGTTTCCTGAGCAGTCAGGAACCGTCAAGAGTCTTATTTCGAAGAAATTCAAGGAAACGATCAGGAAAAGGATTGTGGAAAACGGTCTTCGAATAGATGGGAGGGACATGAACAAGGTCCGCCCTGTCTCAATCCAGCTTGGAATCCTTCCGAGGACGCACGGCAGTGCCCTCTTTACCCGGGGTGACACTCAAAGCCTGGCCACCGTTACGCTGGGTTCAAAGGCGGATGAACAGTTTGTGGATGATATCGACGGTGAGTTCAAGAAGAAGTATATGCTCCATTACAATTTCCCACCCTACAGTGTTGGAGAGGTACGGCGGTATCTCGGCGTTAGCAGGAGGGAAGTTGGCCACGGGAATCTGGCGGAGCGGGCGTTGAAATACGTAATGCCTTCCTTCGAGGACTTTCCCTACACTGTCCGTGTCGTCTCGGATATCCTTGAGTCGAACGGCTCCTCTTCCATGGCCTCGGTTTGTGCGGGTTCCCTCGCTCTTATGGACGCAGGTGTTCCCCTGGAGGATGCGGTTGCGGGTATCTCCATCGGCATGGTGAACCAGGATGGTAAAACGGTGCTTATGACAGATATACTCGGTGATGAGGACCACTTCGGAGATATGGACTTCAAAGTGGCTGGCACGCGCAAGGGGATAACTTCGTTACAGGTTGACCTCAAAATCGGGGGAATATCTCTCGATCTCATCCGCTCCGCCATCGAAAGGGCTAGGGAAGGTCGGTTGCACATACTCGATATCATGGAAGAGCATATTGAGAAACCGAGGGAGTCCCTTTCCCCCTACGCTCCAAGAATATTGCATATGGCCATAGACCCGGCTAAGATTGGCGAATTGATCGGTCCGGGAGGCCGGAACATCCGCTCCATCATACGCGAAACGGAGTGCGCAATCGACGTGGACGATGACGGTATGGTTGTCATTTCATCACCTTCGCCGGAGAATTGTGACAAGGCAAAGAAGATGGTGGAATCTCTGGTGACAGACCCTGAAGTGGGAATGGTTTTCGAAGGCGAGGTGAAAAGGATCACCAATTTCGGCGCGTTTGTGGAGTTTTCCCCCGGCAAAGATGGCCTGCTTCACATCAGCGAGATCTCCCACAGCCGGACAGAGAAAGTCGAGGACGAGTTGAGCGTGGGGGATAAGATCAAGGTGAAGGTCATCAAGACTGATGACTACGGCAAGTTCGACGTAAGCCTGAAAGCACTCATCGAGCGTCCGAAAGGCCTTGACGCCCACTCGCATGGACGACGGGAGGGACAATCATTCTCCAGGTCGCCTCGCCCTCAAAGTGGAAGGAAGCACTCTTCGAATAAGCCGAGGAGGGAGTCGGGTCCCGATGATCGTCGGCGTTCCTAA
- the rpsO gene encoding 30S ribosomal protein S15, which produces MPLTKEKKKELVNRFGSGESDVGSVAVQVAALTERINTLNEHFQQHKKDHHSRRGLINMVNKRRRLLKYLMRKDYEGYQKLIAELKIRK; this is translated from the coding sequence ATGCCCCTAACTAAGGAAAAGAAAAAAGAACTGGTGAATAGATTCGGCTCAGGTGAATCTGATGTGGGCTCGGTGGCCGTACAGGTTGCTGCGCTCACGGAGAGAATCAACACCTTGAACGAACACTTTCAGCAACACAAAAAGGATCACCACTCCCGGCGAGGATTAATCAATATGGTGAACAAACGGAGGAGATTGCTCAAGTACTTGATGAGAAAGGACTACGAAGGGTATCAGAAACTTATCGCTGAACTGAAGATTCGGAAATAA
- a CDS encoding bifunctional riboflavin kinase/FAD synthetase, which translates to MVIYRRIEDVEPVTNTVLTIGSYDGLHRGHQEVINRTVAAAGVLGNQSALITFDPHPKRVLRSSQRFHLLMDIDKKLRLLEDLDVDIALVIPFTHEFSKMTAGEFLEDVVVPCFHPVKIVIGIDHRFGHDREGDGIFLEGYGKRGSFEVEIVDSVKDQEERLSSTHIRNLIRQGNVQKASLELGWVFGFDAVVVKGSGRGHLLNFPTTNFIAKDPAQLVPKRGVYFARGVIDDRCLHGMCNLGYRPTFGENEFSMEIHFLDDLEGDMYGKSFEVQFLERIRDEKKFDSPRELVEQLRKDRRFCLSLVGKYRQEEPCP; encoded by the coding sequence ATGGTTATCTACCGCCGAATAGAGGATGTTGAGCCGGTGACAAATACCGTTCTCACCATCGGTTCTTATGATGGACTCCACCGGGGACACCAGGAAGTCATCAATCGGACAGTCGCGGCCGCCGGTGTCCTGGGAAATCAGTCGGCGTTGATCACCTTCGATCCTCACCCGAAACGAGTTCTCCGTTCATCACAAAGATTCCATCTGTTAATGGACATCGACAAGAAGCTTCGACTCCTTGAAGACCTGGACGTGGACATCGCTTTGGTGATTCCGTTCACTCACGAGTTCTCGAAGATGACTGCCGGGGAGTTTCTTGAGGATGTGGTCGTGCCGTGTTTTCACCCTGTCAAGATCGTCATAGGCATCGATCACCGGTTCGGTCATGATCGGGAAGGGGACGGCATTTTTCTCGAAGGATACGGGAAGCGGGGCTCCTTTGAGGTGGAAATCGTCGACAGTGTCAAAGATCAGGAGGAGAGACTGAGCAGTACGCACATCCGAAACCTCATACGCCAGGGAAATGTTCAGAAGGCCTCGCTCGAATTGGGATGGGTTTTCGGGTTTGATGCAGTTGTTGTAAAAGGATCAGGCAGGGGTCACCTGCTCAATTTCCCCACGACGAATTTCATTGCCAAAGATCCTGCCCAGCTGGTGCCGAAAAGGGGTGTCTATTTTGCACGAGGCGTCATAGACGACAGGTGCTTGCACGGTATGTGCAATCTGGGCTATCGCCCCACATTCGGAGAGAACGAATTCTCCATGGAGATACACTTTCTTGACGATTTGGAAGGTGATATGTACGGAAAATCCTTTGAAGTTCAGTTTCTGGAAAGAATCAGAGATGAGAAAAAATTCGATTCCCCACGGGAGCTGGTGGAACAGCTGAGAAAAGACAGGCGATTCTGTCTTAGTCTCGTCGGCAAATACAGGCAGGAGGAACCATGCCCCTAA